A single region of the Cynocephalus volans isolate mCynVol1 chromosome 12, mCynVol1.pri, whole genome shotgun sequence genome encodes:
- the LOC134360906 gene encoding olfactory receptor 5L1-like produces the protein MGEENCSTVTEFILLGLSDDPELRVFLFLLFLLIYGVTVLANLGMVALIRVSSLLHTPMYFFLSHLSFVDFSYSSTTVPKMLANIINKDKAISFLGCMVQFYLFCTCVVSESFLLAVMAYDRFVAICNPLLYTVSMSEKVCGELVSCCYFCGSVCSLIHLCLALEIPSYRSNVINHFFCDILPLLSLACSDVTMNEVLLFIVATFNEIVAIVIILSSYLFILITILRMSSAEGRSKAFSTCASHLTAIVVFHGTILYIYCRPSTGSGGDVDKVATVLYTVVIPMLNPLIYSLRNQDVKEALRKVVGSKLYS, from the coding sequence ATGGGTGAGGAGAACTGCAGCACTGTGACAGAGTTCATTCTCCTTGGATTATCTGATGACCCTGAGCTGAGAGTTTTCCTCTTCCTGCTGTTCCTTCTCATCTACGGAGTCACGGTTTTGGCCAACCTGGGCATGGTTGCACTGATTCGAGTCAGCTCTCtactccacacccccatgtactttttcctcagcCACCTGTCCTTTGTGGATTTTTCCTACTCTTCAACCACTGTGCCAAAGATGCTGGCTAATATCATAAACAAGGACAAAGCCATCTCCTTCCTGGGGTGCATGGTGCAATTCTACTTGTTTTGCACATGTGTGGTCTCTGAGTCCTTCCTGCTGgctgtgatggcctatgaccgctttGTGGCCATCTGTAACCCACTGCTCTACACGGTCTCCATGTCTGAGAAGGTCTGTGGAGAGCTGGTGTCTTGCTGCTACTTCTGTGGATCAGTGTGTTCTCTGATTCACTTGTGCTTAGCTCTTGAAATCCCATCCTATAGATCAAACGTGATTAACCACTTCTTCTGTGATATCCTCCCTCTCTTAAGTCTTGCTTGCTCTGATGTCACTATGAATGAGGTGCTGCTTTTCATTGTGGCCACTTTCAATGAGATCGTGGCCATTGTGATCATCCTCAGCTCCTACTTGTTTATTCTCATCACCATCCTGAGGATGAGCTCTGCAGAGGGAAGGAGCAAAGCTTtttccacctgtgcctcccacctcacAGCCATTGTTGTTTTCCATGGAACAATCCTTTATATTTATTGCCGACCCAGTACAGGCAGCGGTGGAGATGTGGATAAAGTGGCCACAGTGCTCTACACTGTAGTGATTCCCATGCTGAACCCCCTGATCTATAGCCTGAGAAACCAGGACGTGAAAGAAGCTCTCAGAAAAGTGGTTGGATCCAAATTATATTCTTAG